From Nicotiana tabacum cultivar K326 chromosome 15, ASM71507v2, whole genome shotgun sequence, the proteins below share one genomic window:
- the LOC107804529 gene encoding putative cyclin-A3-1 gives MADQENCVRVTRLAKKRAAEAMVQHLQQPNKKRVVLGEIRNLSNQIQMFDSEPLKPKCNKQTTKRKVKRSVSVKEREFREEDVDSKLDDDPQMCSAYVSDIYEYLHQMEIEKKRRPLSDYLEKVQKDVTANMRGVLVDWLVEVAEEYKLLSDTLYLAVAYIDRYLSIKVIPRQRLQLLGVSSMLIASKYEEIKPPRVEDFCYITDNTYTKKDVVKMEADVLQSLKFEMGNPTTKTFLRRFTRVAQEDCKNSNLKLEFLGCYLAELSLLDYNCVKFLPSLVAAAVIFLSRFTLQPKLHPWSVGLEQNSGYRAADLKECVLIIHDLQLSRRGGSLVAARNKYKQHKFKYVSTLSSPLEIPDSFFEDTRQ, from the exons CTCGATTAGCCAAGAAAAGAGCAGCAGAAGCAATGGTTCAGCACCTGCAACAGCCCAACAAGAAGAGAGTGGTGTTGGGTGAGATTCGGAATTTGTCCAATCAGATTCAGATGTTTGATTCTGAGCCTCTTAAGCCCAAATGTAATAAGCAGACTACTAAGAGGAAGGTGAAAAGGTCTGTTAGTGTGAAAGAGAGAGAATTTAGGGAGGAGGATGTTGATTCTAAATTGGATGATGATCCCCAGATGTGCAGTGCTTATGTTTCTGATATATATGAGTATCTTCATCAAATGGAG ATTGAGAAAAAGAGAAGACCATTGTCTGATTACCTTGAGAAAGTTCAGAAGGATGTAACTGCAAACATGAGAGGGGTTTTAGTGGATTGGCTAGTGGAAGTTGCAGAGGAATACAAGCTTCTTTCAGACACTTTATATCTCGCTGTAGCCTACATCGACAGATACTTATCGATAAAGGTCATCCCTAGACAAAGACTTCAGCTATTGGGTGTTTCTTCAATGCTCATTGCCTC GAAGTATGAGGAGATTAAGCCTCCACGTGTTGAGGATTTTTGTTACATTACAGACAATACATATACAAAGAAAGATGTGGTAAAGATGGAGGCTGATGTGCTACAATCCCTTAAATTTGAAATGGGCAATCCTACAACCAAAACATTTCTCAGAAGATTTACTAGGGTTGCTCAAGAAGATTGTAAA AACTCCAATTTGAAGTTAGAGTTCCTGGGGTGTTACCTAGCAGAGTTAAGTTTATTGGATTACAACTGTGTGAAGTTCTTACCTTCTTTGGTAGCAGCTGCTGTGATATTCCTTTCAAGATTCACATTGCAGCCAAAGTTACATCCTTGG AGTGTGGGCCTCGAACAAAACTCGGGATATAGAGCAGCAGATCTAAAGGAATGTGTTCTTATCATACATGACTTGCAATTAAGTAGAAGAGGAGGCTCTTTGGTAGCTGCGAGGAACAAATACAAGCAACATAAG TTCAAATATGTGTCAACATTGTCTTCTCCTCTGGAAATACCAGATTCATTCTTTGAAGATACAAGACAATGA